One window of Mycoplasmopsis gallopavonis genomic DNA carries:
- a CDS encoding phosphopentomutase has protein sequence MAKFKRIFMIVTDGLGIGPDRDQKAFGDSGANTIRSASMAEEFKIDTWKKLGIGNITNLNGNYHVKQPLAYMAKVQEVSNAKDTLAGHWEMMGIKTLVPFPTFTETGFPQELIDELSKAFDNRKIVGNKSASGTEIINELAHEERDNGAIIVYTSMDSVLQICAHEEWTGLENLYRYAKAARAICSSRPEWNVGRIIARPYVGEEGNYTRTFNRHDYANQPREMILNEIQKQGVEVISVGKINDIFVGQGISKHYSSKGDADGMDITIDLATQGGENKFIFTNLVQFDSHFGHRRNVHGYAQNIADLDVKLGKLINAMNDDDLLIMTSDHGNDPLYPGFNHTREFLPATIFSKSFKSPKVLPNFNGLGTLGNIVARNFGAEIVTETGDDIFEQLV, from the coding sequence ATGGCAAAATTTAAACGTATTTTTATGATTGTTACAGATGGACTTGGAATTGGTCCAGATCGTGACCAAAAGGCTTTTGGTGATTCAGGGGCAAATACTATTCGTTCAGCATCAATGGCAGAAGAATTCAAAATTGATACTTGAAAAAAATTAGGGATTGGAAATATTACTAATTTAAATGGAAATTATCATGTTAAACAACCGCTTGCATACATGGCGAAAGTGCAAGAAGTATCTAATGCCAAAGATACTTTAGCAGGACACTGAGAAATGATGGGAATTAAAACTTTAGTTCCTTTCCCAACTTTTACAGAAACTGGTTTTCCACAAGAATTAATCGATGAACTTTCAAAAGCTTTTGATAATCGTAAAATTGTTGGAAACAAATCAGCTTCTGGTACAGAAATTATTAACGAACTAGCACATGAAGAAAGAGATAATGGAGCAATCATTGTTTACACTTCAATGGACTCTGTTTTACAAATTTGTGCTCATGAAGAATGAACAGGACTTGAAAATCTTTATAGATACGCAAAGGCAGCAAGAGCAATTTGTTCATCTCGTCCTGAATGAAACGTAGGAAGAATTATTGCTCGTCCATATGTTGGAGAAGAAGGGAATTACACCCGTACTTTCAACCGTCATGACTATGCAAACCAACCAAGAGAAATGATTTTAAATGAAATTCAAAAACAAGGTGTTGAAGTTATTTCAGTTGGTAAAATTAATGACATTTTTGTTGGACAAGGAATTTCAAAGCACTACTCAAGTAAAGGTGATGCTGATGGAATGGATATTACAATCGATCTTGCAACACAAGGTGGTGAAAATAAATTTATTTTCACTAACTTAGTACAATTTGATTCACACTTTGGACACAGAAGAAATGTTCATGGTTATGCACAAAACATTGCTGATCTTGATGTGAAATTAGGAAAATTAATCAACGCAATGAATGATGATGATTTATTAATCATGACTAGTGATCACGGGAATGATCCGCTTTATCCTGGATTTAATCACACAAGAGAATTTTTACCTGCAACTATTTTTTCTAAATCATTCAAATCACCAAAAGTTTTACCAAACTTTAATGGACTTGGAACATTAGGAAACATTGTTGCTCGTAACTTTGGAGCTGAAATTGTAACTGAAACAGGTGATGATATTTTCGAACAATTAGTTTAA
- a CDS encoding putative immunoglobulin-blocking virulence protein translates to MIRAKKNKIIKSFLLLGSSAIGAIGISSIVFNSRSKSDIQDKQTIGPRNAEPKLSDKIFVIIKPEYNAPNDTNLISEEIETTIEFKEGQTVIGEPIKIKTKTKEEFKYDISKFIPEGYMLVPETYPKGTEIILTAGQVNSIFIQKIKKVVKTTFRFIDKETNQEVGNPLILDLDTIENFDLKKYLPSGFKLPDDNQNPSYTKGEVNDILVEQIHKQYETILFFKLKNTTEELIRREKVVTIDDQKVNPANFIPDGYEFEPQNLQPQSFDNLKPGGHYTFFIKKTKVKHQTQLKFVYQNEQIGPLKTIITYGDTEITIEQINQRKPEKYQISPSFTQANIQLDRINIIPLDKIRQMDQTKLIYKDKNDKLIKELTVTKYEDETFDASQYLPSEYQFASSNATTNVVRGRVDNTNTYIVELINQPVTPPEPEPQPQPTPEPTPEPEPEPVQPEEKDKNIPSITTSSEEEIKRIIAQGGKKIDIHSVKGDTKASTIQNIKAKALENQKIAKQREKVSAIRSIISKLSDPNYKFNADDLARFYQPEGKDPEVIRRVLENMAKYLNGAKLKDLNWSSAFPINDSLTAEDHKRIFKAQMEATLENAEEYYKKGMVLNWAVIDPSNPYPTWGFADPNDNPVYQNQKKINKARAFAYDGKNSEYGRTGGDLGAGKYPGWKDTVLTDRKYGSSKRVTQAGNRQFITGDGIEVRKYTAERGNEAGRAQPDQIVAFMDASNPTAVNKIIDLLRKNTEITGLFISNIGTKDKNQDISEILRQLPPQIDKLTLFYDTEFMTGLSYLKNRHFKQVELGTTINNQDDNLGDETRTEYIHGWGIDPIVFQHTDFVAHDWTATKGWDNYRTHDVQYGPIQFNIIRPSKGSTLEEVKKGFDMVLRTHAGWAIFNGVWGDGGYPIKIDLSETQFKSLRGINLENYKFRVIKLPSQGTTFDLDISEIKDSQYTAILSNWGPPDKPKILFGDPRTTKVHLRGNKNDFGSNWIAQWQAFIEGISNVGTIKTIIVDDEIVKGALLASGTLRSLKIMTQQEADNGSGLDFD, encoded by the coding sequence ATGATTAGAGCCAAAAAGAATAAAATTATTAAATCATTTCTTTTGTTAGGGAGTTCTGCAATTGGAGCAATTGGAATTAGTTCAATTGTTTTTAATAGTCGTTCTAAATCAGATATCCAAGACAAACAAACTATTGGTCCTCGAAATGCTGAACCAAAACTTTCAGATAAAATTTTTGTAATAATTAAACCTGAATATAATGCTCCAAACGATACAAACCTTATCTCAGAAGAAATAGAAACAACAATTGAATTTAAGGAAGGTCAAACCGTCATTGGAGAACCAATTAAAATCAAAACAAAAACAAAAGAAGAATTTAAGTATGATATTTCAAAATTTATCCCCGAAGGATATATGCTTGTTCCTGAAACTTATCCTAAAGGAACAGAAATTATTCTAACAGCAGGTCAAGTTAACTCTATTTTTATTCAAAAAATTAAAAAAGTTGTTAAAACTACTTTTAGATTTATCGATAAAGAAACTAATCAAGAAGTGGGTAATCCTTTAATTTTAGACTTAGATACAATTGAGAATTTTGATCTTAAAAAATATTTACCAAGTGGATTTAAATTACCTGATGATAATCAAAATCCAAGTTATACAAAAGGGGAAGTCAATGATATTTTAGTGGAACAAATTCACAAGCAATACGAAACTATTTTGTTTTTCAAACTCAAAAATACAACAGAAGAATTAATTAGACGTGAAAAAGTTGTCACAATTGATGATCAAAAAGTTAATCCAGCAAACTTTATTCCAGATGGTTATGAATTTGAACCCCAAAACTTACAACCGCAGTCATTTGATAATTTAAAACCTGGTGGACATTATACTTTCTTTATTAAAAAGACAAAAGTAAAACACCAAACACAATTAAAATTTGTTTACCAAAATGAGCAAATCGGACCTCTTAAAACAATAATTACTTATGGGGATACCGAAATTACAATCGAGCAAATCAATCAAAGAAAACCTGAAAAATATCAAATTAGTCCAAGCTTTACACAAGCTAACATTCAATTAGATCGAATAAATATAATTCCACTTGATAAAATTCGTCAAATGGATCAAACCAAATTAATTTATAAAGATAAAAACGACAAATTGATTAAAGAATTAACTGTTACAAAATATGAAGACGAAACTTTTGATGCTAGTCAATATCTACCAAGTGAATATCAATTTGCCAGTTCAAACGCAACAACAAATGTAGTTAGAGGGAGAGTTGATAATACAAATACTTATATAGTTGAGCTTATTAATCAACCCGTGACTCCACCTGAACCTGAACCTCAACCACAACCTACCCCCGAGCCAACTCCTGAACCAGAACCAGAACCGGTTCAACCAGAAGAAAAAGATAAAAATATTCCAAGTATAACAACTTCTTCGGAAGAAGAAATTAAGAGAATTATCGCTCAAGGTGGTAAAAAAATTGATATACATAGCGTTAAAGGAGACACTAAAGCTTCAACTATCCAAAACATCAAAGCAAAAGCTCTTGAAAATCAAAAAATAGCTAAACAAAGAGAAAAAGTTTCAGCAATTCGTTCAATTATTAGCAAACTTTCAGATCCTAACTATAAATTTAACGCTGATGATCTTGCTCGCTTCTATCAACCTGAAGGAAAAGATCCAGAAGTTATTAGAAGAGTTCTTGAAAATATGGCCAAATATTTAAATGGAGCAAAACTTAAAGACCTAAATTGATCTAGTGCTTTTCCAATAAATGACTCTTTAACAGCCGAAGATCACAAACGAATCTTTAAAGCTCAAATGGAAGCAACCCTTGAAAATGCCGAAGAATATTACAAAAAAGGAATGGTTCTTAACTGAGCTGTTATCGATCCTTCAAACCCATATCCAACTTGAGGATTTGCTGATCCTAACGATAACCCAGTATACCAAAACCAGAAGAAAATTAACAAAGCAAGAGCATTTGCGTATGATGGAAAAAATTCTGAATACGGTAGAACTGGTGGTGATTTAGGTGCAGGAAAATACCCAGGATGAAAAGATACTGTTTTAACTGATCGTAAATATGGTAGTTCAAAAAGAGTTACACAAGCAGGTAACCGTCAATTTATCACTGGTGATGGAATCGAAGTTAGAAAATATACAGCAGAACGTGGAAATGAAGCCGGAAGAGCACAACCAGATCAAATTGTCGCATTCATGGATGCTTCAAATCCAACAGCAGTTAACAAAATTATCGATCTTTTAAGAAAGAATACAGAAATTACTGGTTTATTCATTTCTAACATTGGAACAAAAGATAAAAATCAAGATATTAGCGAAATATTAAGACAATTACCTCCACAAATTGATAAATTAACACTATTTTATGACACAGAATTTATGACAGGTTTATCATATCTTAAAAATAGACACTTTAAACAAGTGGAATTAGGAACAACAATCAATAACCAAGATGATAACCTTGGAGATGAAACTAGAACAGAATATATTCACGGTTGAGGAATCGATCCTATCGTCTTCCAACACACTGATTTTGTTGCTCACGATTGAACAGCAACTAAAGGATGAGATAATTATCGAACTCATGATGTGCAATACGGTCCAATTCAATTTAATATAATTCGTCCAAGTAAAGGTTCAACACTTGAAGAAGTGAAAAAAGGATTTGATATGGTATTGCGTACTCATGCTGGTTGAGCAATTTTTAACGGTGTGTGAGGAGATGGTGGATATCCAATTAAAATCGACCTTTCAGAAACTCAATTTAAATCACTTAGAGGGATTAATCTTGAAAACTATAAATTCAGAGTAATTAAACTCCCTTCACAAGGAACTACTTTTGATTTAGATATCTCAGAAATTAAAGATAGTCAATACACAGCAATTCTTTCTAACTGAGGACCTCCTGATAAACCGAAAATTCTTTTTGGTGACCCAAGAACAACCAAGGTTCATTTAAGGGGAAATAAAAATGATTTTGGAAGTAACTGAATTGCTCAGTGACAAGCATTTATTGAAGGTATTTCAAATGTCGGAACAATTAAAACAATTATCGTTGATGACGAAATTGTCAAAGGAGCACTACTTGCTTCTGGTACCCTAAGATCACTTAAAATTATGACACAACAAGAAGCAGATAATGGTAGTGGATTAGACTTTGATTAA
- a CDS encoding IS1634 family transposase, with product MSYSLCKKKQNGKYYLVLAISKGFKKGYGNQIGLGYWEDIKEKYGLSSIEDIKEIAKKVDTSLDKTVAKEEFFKLLKPTSVKTSIQNIGVDLIYKVIKELDLFSALPKSKHKSLEEVLEFFIATRIILPRSYMSQYKNKSDFINDINVKKSSIYNYLDVIFENKNSVLVNLFQKINEFTNRNNKVFHFDNTTVYFESFTREEIRKNGFSKDGKHNEDQVVIAMAVDENWIPIHYKVFPGNTADGKTMLSFVLELQSIYKIKDIIIVADRGINNNANLRFLEQKGIKYIFQKRLDTLSIGMKKFILEDKHYVFRDEMFWKEQIVESVWNKNRFNGKYRKWCVFFSPGKKTLDKLKRNNFIDKLNKKTVNGEPPLSSLVPEYKKKYMDIDGKTVGKLNWEKIKKKESEDGFYIIETNILDLTPEKANEIYRKQWKVEENFRTLKSSLQVRPVFVHNEQHILAHLLLCFIALVVLKYCLYKLKKYYEINGEIQKVTLDLFVDSLRMMTITKKEVNGKVVQEIINDLDENHKENIKIYKDFIACMS from the coding sequence ATGAGTTACAGTTTATGCAAGAAAAAACAAAATGGAAAATATTATTTAGTTTTAGCTATTTCTAAAGGTTTTAAAAAAGGTTATGGAAATCAGATTGGTCTAGGGTACTGAGAAGATATCAAAGAAAAGTATGGATTATCTTCAATTGAAGATATAAAAGAAATAGCAAAAAAAGTAGATACATCTTTAGATAAAACTGTTGCAAAAGAAGAGTTTTTTAAATTATTAAAACCTACTTCTGTAAAAACAAGTATCCAAAATATTGGAGTTGATTTAATTTATAAAGTTATTAAAGAATTAGATTTATTTTCGGCATTACCAAAAAGTAAACATAAATCGTTAGAAGAGGTTTTGGAATTTTTCATAGCAACTAGAATTATCCTTCCAAGAAGCTATATGTCACAATATAAAAATAAAAGTGATTTTATAAATGATATTAATGTTAAAAAATCATCAATATATAACTATCTTGATGTTATTTTCGAAAATAAGAATTCTGTTTTAGTCAATTTATTTCAAAAAATAAATGAATTCACAAATCGTAATAATAAAGTTTTTCACTTCGATAACACAACAGTTTATTTTGAAAGCTTTACAAGAGAAGAAATAAGAAAAAACGGTTTTTCAAAAGACGGAAAACACAATGAAGATCAAGTAGTCATAGCAATGGCTGTAGATGAAAACTGAATACCAATACACTATAAAGTGTTCCCAGGTAACACGGCTGATGGTAAAACAATGTTATCCTTCGTTTTAGAACTTCAATCAATCTATAAAATAAAGGATATTATAATAGTTGCAGATCGTGGAATAAATAACAATGCAAACTTACGTTTCCTAGAACAAAAAGGAATTAAATATATATTCCAAAAAAGATTAGATACATTAAGTATTGGGATGAAAAAATTCATTCTTGAGGACAAACATTATGTTTTTAGAGATGAAATGTTTTGGAAAGAACAAATTGTTGAATCTGTTTGAAACAAAAATAGATTTAATGGTAAATACAGAAAATGATGTGTGTTTTTCAGTCCTGGGAAAAAGACTTTAGATAAATTAAAAAGAAATAATTTTATTGATAAATTGAATAAGAAAACTGTAAATGGAGAACCCCCACTTAGTTCTTTAGTTCCAGAATATAAAAAGAAATACATGGACATTGATGGCAAAACAGTGGGTAAATTAAATTGAGAGAAAATTAAGAAAAAAGAATCTGAAGATGGTTTTTACATTATTGAAACCAATATTTTAGATTTAACACCAGAAAAAGCTAATGAAATTTACAGAAAACAATGAAAAGTAGAAGAAAATTTCAGAACATTAAAATCTTCTTTACAAGTTAGACCTGTTTTTGTTCATAATGAACAGCATATACTTGCACATCTTTTATTATGTTTCATTGCTCTTGTTGTTTTAAAATACTGTCTTTATAAATTAAAGAAATATTATGAAATCAATGGAGAAATACAAAAAGTGACGTTAGATTTATTTGTGGATTCATTAAGAATGATGACTATAACAAAAAAAGAAGTAAATGGAAAAGTGGTACAAGAAATAATTAATGATTTGGATGAAAACCACAAAGAAAATATAAAAATTTATAAAGATTTTATCGCATGTATGAGTTAA
- a CDS encoding DUF6088 family protein yields MNSITNQIGEIICKNEGKIFAINDFYKFGTKNTIKSILYRLSKENKITRIADGLYVKPRYNKILKKYSYPSPHEFAEKIAEKFSWKIVPTGETALNYTNLSTQVSNEYIYVSSGGYKEYCYQNKKIIFKHTTNRNIMNYSDQLLILIQAIKRIGQKNIKEKHIKMLARFAKNIKEDLIKDTLNLPFWIYEILVQIAKLNC; encoded by the coding sequence ATGAACTCAATAACAAATCAAATAGGAGAAATTATTTGTAAAAATGAAGGTAAAATTTTTGCAATTAATGATTTTTACAAGTTTGGTACAAAAAACACAATTAAATCTATTTTATATAGATTAAGTAAAGAAAATAAAATCACAAGAATTGCCGATGGTCTTTATGTTAAACCTCGTTATAATAAGATTTTAAAAAAGTATTCTTATCCTAGTCCGCATGAATTTGCTGAGAAAATTGCTGAAAAATTTTCTTGAAAAATAGTTCCAACCGGCGAAACAGCTTTAAACTACACTAATTTATCTACTCAAGTATCTAATGAATATATTTATGTATCTAGTGGTGGATATAAAGAATATTGCTATCAAAATAAAAAAATTATTTTCAAACATACAACAAACCGAAATATAATGAATTATTCCGATCAATTATTAATTCTTATACAAGCAATTAAAAGAATAGGTCAGAAAAATATTAAAGAAAAACATATTAAAATGCTTGCAAGATTTGCAAAAAATATCAAAGAAGATCTAATTAAAGATACTTTAAATTTACCGTTTTGAATTTATGAGATTTTAGTTCAAATAGCTAAATTAAATTGCTAG
- a CDS encoding FMN-dependent NADH-azoreductase — translation MQIIELTYFKEVDLVVISNSMINFGPSAIVKNFIDSICVPNKTFSYKYSKQGDAIGLLTNLNVIIVSTQGAPKGWYPFGNHTEWLKGVFKFIGAQNVDVVEFLGTKVAPNNLVNPKEVSPELLKPLFDFLNQQK, via the coding sequence ATGCAGATTATTGAATTAACTTACTTTAAAGAAGTTGATTTAGTAGTTATTTCAAATAGTATGATCAATTTTGGGCCTAGTGCAATTGTTAAAAACTTTATTGATTCAATTTGCGTTCCTAATAAGACATTTTCTTATAAATATTCTAAACAAGGTGACGCCATTGGTTTACTTACTAACTTAAATGTAATCATTGTTTCTACACAAGGTGCACCAAAAGGATGATACCCATTTGGAAATCATACAGAATGATTAAAAGGTGTCTTTAAGTTTATCGGTGCTCAAAATGTCGATGTAGTTGAATTCCTTGGAACAAAAGTTGCTCCAAATAACTTAGTTAATCCAAAAGAAGTCAGCCCAGAGTTACTTAAACCATTATTTGATTTTTTAAATCAGCAAAAATAG
- the rbfA gene encoding 30S ribosome-binding factor RbfA: MNEISLKRKESQIHQLVADIVTNDLQNVNVIDPVVMDVKLTNDLSHLKVFVNLSGNVQKGIIALNNSSGYVRKVLAKSLNWRKVPEVHFLLDEVSQTGSRIDQILKQIKEEK; the protein is encoded by the coding sequence ATGAATGAAATAAGTTTAAAGAGAAAGGAATCTCAAATTCATCAGTTAGTTGCTGATATTGTTACTAACGATTTACAAAATGTAAACGTAATTGACCCAGTAGTAATGGATGTGAAGCTAACTAACGATTTGTCACACCTTAAAGTTTTTGTGAATCTTTCAGGCAATGTCCAAAAAGGAATTATCGCCCTAAATAATTCTTCTGGATATGTTCGTAAGGTTCTTGCAAAATCATTAAATTGACGCAAAGTTCCAGAAGTTCATTTTTTACTAGATGAAGTGAGCCAGACTGGTAGTCGTATAGACCAAATCTTGAAACAAATAAAAGAAGAAAAATAA
- a CDS encoding IS3 family transposase codes for MLIFYIFKGEKMGKHFTEEQEKEIYNTFFQLGKKYAIELMYKYGAKAKDKYVKARLRGILKHYNCNMNKKPRKPGTGRSRKVKEQDINWDIFTREDLIEIAKRYREITKDKFKTEKVQEASHINMASYKLAILLYLCRQTISKHKRNNFAPKNKSRKIKYQDLIIDSFKQNRSKYGRQKLKYFILKHYKIDINERTLGRYMNALGLFCNIRKRKKLKEVKNTSVIKENIVNRDYNDVYNRNIYATDVTYLPATKDAINNNVYLSVVIKHKTKEIISFSLSKFNDSKLIYKTFENVDFEKSFILHSDHCSTYTSDDFSHFIENKGGIISLSKVGNSLDNRVVEYWFSNLKTELIRDLNIKAMTLSELEKVISNYVNWYNKFRIQSCLNWKTPYEYSMGLSNLINC; via the coding sequence ATGTTAATTTTTTATATTTTTAAAGGAGAAAAAATGGGTAAACATTTTACAGAAGAACAAGAAAAAGAAATTTATAATACATTTTTTCAATTAGGCAAAAAGTATGCAATTGAACTTATGTATAAATATGGTGCAAAAGCAAAAGATAAATATGTGAAAGCAAGATTACGAGGAATATTAAAACATTATAATTGTAATATGAATAAAAAACCAAGAAAGCCTGGAACCGGTAGGTCAAGAAAAGTGAAAGAACAAGATATAAATTGAGACATTTTTACACGAGAAGATTTAATTGAAATTGCAAAAAGATATAGAGAAATTACAAAAGATAAATTTAAAACAGAGAAAGTTCAAGAGGCATCACATATTAATATGGCTTCGTATAAACTTGCTATTTTGTTGTATCTTTGTAGACAAACAATATCCAAACATAAAAGAAATAATTTTGCTCCTAAAAATAAATCCAGAAAAATAAAGTACCAAGACTTGATTATTGATTCATTTAAACAAAATAGATCTAAATATGGTAGACAAAAATTAAAATATTTTATCTTAAAGCACTATAAAATAGACATAAACGAAAGAACTCTAGGAAGATATATGAATGCCTTAGGTTTATTTTGCAATATAAGAAAAAGAAAAAAATTAAAAGAAGTAAAGAACACATCTGTCATAAAAGAAAACATTGTGAATAGAGATTATAACGATGTATATAACAGAAATATATATGCTACCGATGTAACATATCTCCCAGCGACAAAAGATGCGATAAACAATAATGTTTATCTTTCAGTAGTGATTAAACATAAAACTAAAGAAATAATTAGTTTTTCTCTTTCCAAATTTAATGATTCAAAATTAATTTACAAAACATTTGAAAATGTGGATTTTGAAAAAAGTTTTATACTACATTCAGATCATTGCTCAACTTATACATCTGATGATTTTTCTCATTTTATTGAAAATAAAGGTGGAATAATTTCACTTTCAAAAGTAGGAAATAGTTTAGATAATAGAGTTGTGGAATATTGATTTTCAAATTTAAAAACTGAATTAATTAGAGATTTAAATATCAAAGCTATGACTTTGAGTGAACTAGAAAAAGTAATATCTAATTATGTTAATTGATACAATAAATTTAGAATTCAATCATGTCTAAATTGAAAAACCCCATACGAATATAGTATGGGGCTATCCAATTTGATAAATTGTTAA
- a CDS encoding MAG3090 family protein — protein sequence MKRLQCLYKPNKDKNYPWALKHPKVDSALAVFKTRKDAMTWFLSLGYDCATWFQNDRKVWGGLLIAEKNPQGVMEYELNVDKFDGKLNYEETLAELNILESGFRNDKDAAESLSQVTDYKVLNDHNTYFPVDDDIIIERKKSKKDLEIEELKAKILELSALLSSSNSDFSNELNELMEQLQDSNSDKELLRRQIEILKARQEAAAQAEKEVIVEKPTEKIVEKEVVREVVKEVYVPEQKVVKYENFDDLCDKNKLKAVALYSKKVESFVEQLQDKTVTSKEDFNKIQNNLNHVFKQTKLLEEKLQDKDDMKKIAKLSLFSLSRSLEKLNDKLVGSNDIKETPATAVYVMENDENIRLAQATSFVSFDYKHVGFVPEKDYAYAIFTNNVDNSKFLVFDWPVETSSKSQEVVKVVETEVVEKQPTEWWVKALVIFILTFCFAVLATLVFCLGWPFI from the coding sequence ATGAAACGTTTACAATGTTTGTACAAACCAAACAAAGATAAAAATTACCCATGAGCACTAAAACACCCAAAAGTAGATTCAGCTTTAGCTGTTTTTAAAACACGTAAAGATGCCATGACATGATTTTTATCTTTAGGTTACGATTGTGCAACTTGATTCCAAAACGACCGTAAAGTTTGAGGTGGTCTTTTAATTGCCGAAAAAAACCCTCAGGGCGTAATGGAATATGAGCTTAATGTTGATAAGTTTGATGGTAAATTAAACTATGAAGAAACATTAGCTGAACTTAATATTTTAGAATCTGGTTTCAGAAACGATAAAGATGCTGCAGAATCTTTATCACAAGTAACAGATTACAAAGTATTAAATGATCACAATACATATTTCCCAGTAGATGATGATATTATTATCGAAAGAAAAAAATCTAAGAAAGACTTAGAAATCGAAGAACTTAAAGCAAAAATTTTAGAACTTTCTGCATTACTTTCTTCTTCAAATTCAGATTTTAGTAATGAACTTAACGAACTTATGGAACAATTACAAGATTCAAATTCTGATAAAGAATTATTAAGAAGACAAATTGAAATCTTAAAAGCTCGTCAAGAAGCTGCTGCACAAGCTGAAAAAGAAGTTATTGTTGAAAAACCAACTGAAAAAATTGTTGAAAAAGAAGTAGTTCGTGAAGTTGTTAAAGAAGTTTATGTACCAGAACAAAAAGTTGTAAAATACGAAAACTTCGACGACTTATGCGATAAAAATAAATTAAAAGCAGTTGCTTTATATTCTAAAAAAGTGGAAAGTTTTGTAGAACAATTACAAGATAAAACAGTTACTTCAAAAGAAGACTTTAACAAAATTCAAAATAATTTAAATCATGTATTTAAACAAACTAAATTATTAGAAGAAAAACTTCAAGACAAAGATGATATGAAGAAAATTGCTAAATTATCATTATTCTCACTTTCAAGATCACTTGAAAAATTAAATGATAAATTAGTTGGGTCAAACGACATTAAAGAAACACCTGCAACAGCTGTTTATGTAATGGAAAATGATGAAAACATTAGATTAGCACAAGCTACTTCATTTGTTTCATTTGATTACAAACATGTTGGATTTGTTCCAGAAAAAGATTATGCATACGCTATCTTTACAAACAATGTTGATAATTCTAAATTCTTAGTCTTTGATTGACCAGTTGAAACAAGCTCTAAATCACAAGAAGTTGTTAAAGTTGTAGAAACAGAAGTTGTTGAAAAACAACCAACTGAATGATGAGTAAAAGCATTAGTTATATTTATTTTAACATTCTGTTTTGCAGTACTTGCTACATTAGTATTTTGCTTAGGTTGACCATTTATTTAA
- a CDS encoding NADPH-dependent FMN reductase family protein, whose translation MRKILFLDGNITPNETSYSRSILDKMQEVANSYQNVEVMRFDLNKTKHAEIFLTGNNLSTYWNDIDADYWINLL comes from the coding sequence ATGAGAAAAATACTCTTTTTAGACGGAAACATTACTCCAAATGAAACTTCTTATTCAAGAAGTATTCTTGATAAAATGCAAGAAGTTGCAAATTCTTATCAAAATGTTGAAGTAATGCGTTTTGATTTAAATAAAACAAAACATGCTGAAATTTTTCTAACTGGAAATAATCTTTCGACATATTGAAACGATATTGATGCAGATTATTGAATTAACTTACTTTAA
- a CDS encoding S1 RNA-binding domain-containing protein — protein sequence MEYKTKEIAEGKITRTGKKFAVVETDDQVSFIINKQEVSDFPKTRVYEVLKLNDRINFVVLKYSDDNSYNYASFKRNHPSFMNGPFTYSLKSTEKGFRNLYSHTISFIEKLNLNSKNEQQIRNKTHFKNFKTNK from the coding sequence ATGGAATATAAAACAAAAGAGATAGCCGAAGGTAAAATTACTCGAACAGGTAAAAAGTTTGCAGTTGTGGAAACAGACGATCAAGTTAGCTTTATTATAAATAAGCAAGAAGTTAGTGATTTTCCAAAAACAAGAGTTTATGAGGTTCTTAAACTCAATGATCGCATTAATTTTGTTGTTTTAAAATATAGTGATGATAATTCTTATAATTATGCAAGTTTTAAACGAAACCACCCATCTTTTATGAATGGACCGTTTACTTATAGTCTTAAATCAACAGAAAAAGGTTTTCGCAACCTTTATAGTCATACAATTTCCTTTATTGAGAAACTCAATTTAAATTCTAAAAATGAACAGCAAATAAGAAACAAAACACATTTTAAAAATTTTAAAACTAACAAATAA